A window of the Polaribacter sp. HaHaR_3_91 genome harbors these coding sequences:
- the rplW gene encoding 50S ribosomal protein L23 translates to MSILIKPIITEKATNDSELYNRFTFIVDKKANKLEIKGAVEATYGVSILSVKTLNYPIQRNTKFTKKGLVTGIKSGYKKAIVQVAEGESIDFYNNL, encoded by the coding sequence ATGAGTATTTTAATAAAACCTATTATCACGGAAAAAGCAACTAATGATAGCGAATTGTATAATCGCTTTACATTTATTGTAGATAAAAAAGCTAATAAATTAGAGATCAAAGGAGCTGTTGAAGCAACTTACGGAGTTTCTATTTTAAGCGTTAAGACTTTAAACTATCCAATACAAAGAAATACTAAGTTTACTAAAAAAGGTTTAGTTACTGGTATTAAAAGTGGATACAAAAAGGCTATCGTTCAAGTAGCAGAAGGAGAAAGCATTGATTTTTATAACAATCTTTAA
- the rplB gene encoding 50S ribosomal protein L2: MSVRKLKPITPGQRFRVVNGFDTITTDKPEKSLLAPKKRSGGRNSQGRMTTRNIGGGHKQRYRIIDFKRDKAGIPATVKTIEYDPNRTAFIALLSYADGEKRYVIAQNGLTVGQTIVAGSAIAPEIGNAMALSEIPLGTAISCIELRPGQGAVMARSAGSFAQLMARDGKYATVKLPSGETRLILLTCMATIGVVSNSDHQLLVSGKAGRRRWLGRRPRVNAVRMNPVDHPMGGGEGRASGGHPRSRNGIPAKGFKTRSKTKASNKYILERRKK; encoded by the coding sequence ATGTCAGTTAGAAAATTAAAACCAATAACACCAGGTCAGCGTTTTAGAGTTGTAAATGGGTTCGACACCATAACAACTGATAAGCCGGAGAAAAGTTTACTTGCTCCGAAAAAACGATCTGGAGGTCGAAACAGTCAGGGTAGAATGACAACACGTAATATAGGTGGTGGTCATAAACAAAGATATCGTATTATCGATTTTAAAAGAGATAAAGCAGGTATTCCCGCAACAGTAAAAACTATAGAGTACGATCCAAATCGTACTGCATTTATTGCTTTACTTAGTTATGCTGATGGAGAAAAGCGTTATGTGATTGCACAAAACGGTTTAACAGTAGGTCAAACAATTGTAGCAGGTTCTGCTATTGCGCCAGAAATTGGAAACGCAATGGCATTAAGTGAAATTCCTTTAGGAACTGCAATTTCTTGTATAGAATTACGTCCTGGTCAAGGTGCTGTTATGGCTCGTTCTGCTGGTTCTTTTGCTCAATTAATGGCAAGAGATGGTAAGTATGCAACAGTTAAGTTACCTTCTGGTGAAACAAGATTAATCTTGTTAACATGTATGGCAACTATTGGAGTTGTATCTAATTCAGATCATCAATTATTAGTATCTGGTAAAGCAGGTAGAAGAAGATGGTTAGGTAGAAGACCAAGAGTTAACGCAGTAAGAATGAATCCTGTTGATCACCCAATGGGTGGTGGTGAAGGTCGTGCTTCTGGAGGTCATCCAAGATCTAGAAATGGTATTCCTGCTAAAGGATTTAAAACTAGATCTAAGACTAAAGCTAGTAATAAGTACATTTTAGAACGTAGAAAGAAATAA
- the rpsJ gene encoding 30S ribosomal protein S10: protein MSQKIRIKLKSYDYNLVDKSAEKIVKTVKSTGAVVNGPIPLPTHKKIFTVLRSPHVNKKSREQFQLASYKRLLDIYSSSSKTIDALMKLELPSGVEVEIKV, encoded by the coding sequence ATGAGTCAAAAAATTAGAATTAAATTAAAGTCTTACGATTACAATTTAGTAGATAAATCTGCTGAAAAGATTGTAAAGACGGTAAAAAGTACTGGAGCTGTTGTAAACGGACCAATACCTTTACCAACACATAAAAAGATTTTTACTGTATTACGTTCTCCACACGTAAACAAAAAATCTAGAGAGCAATTTCAATTAGCTTCTTACAAAAGATTATTAGACATCTATAGTTCTTCTTCGAAAACTATTGATGCTTTAATGAAACTTGAGTTACCAAGTGGTGTTGAAGTAGAAATTAAAGTTTAA
- the fusA gene encoding elongation factor G, with protein sequence MARDLRLTRNIGIAAHIDAGKTTTTERILFYTGVSHKIGEVHDGAATMDWMEQEQERGITITSAATTCEWDFPKENAQPTPETQAYHFNIIDTPGHVDFTVEVNRSLRVLDGLVFLFSAVDGVEPQSETNWRLADNYKVPRIGFVNKMDRQGSDFLKVCQQVKDMLKSNAVPIVLNIGDEDEFKGIVDLVKNRAIVWHDDNFGATFDVVEIPENMKDEVRKYRALLIEEVASYDENLLEKFMEDEDSITEDEVHNALRAAVMDMAIIPMVCGSSFKNKGVQFLLDAVCRYLPSPMDKEGIVGVNPDTEEKELRKPSVKEPFAALAFKIATDPFVGRLAFFRAYSGRLDAGSYVLNNRSGKKERISRIYQMHANKQNAIDYIEAGDIGAAVGFKSIKTGDTLTAEKFPLVLESMDFPDPVIGIAIEPKTKADVDKLGVGLAKLAEEDPTFTVRSDEASGQTIISGMGELHLDVLVDRLKREFKVEVNQGQPQVEYKEAITAEAEHREIYKKQSGGRGKFADIVFTIGPADEGVQGLQFESVIKGGNVPREFVPSVEKGFKEAMKNGPLAGYEMDSMKVTLKDGSFHAVDSDALSFELAARMGYKASAKSAKAKIMEPLMKLEVLTPEENMGDIVGDLNRRRGQVNDMSDRNGSKVVKALVPLSEMFGYVTTLRTMSSGRATSTMEFSHYAETPSNVSEDVIAKSKG encoded by the coding sequence ATGGCTAGAGATTTAAGATTAACAAGAAATATTGGTATTGCAGCTCATATTGATGCTGGTAAAACCACAACAACAGAACGTATCTTGTTCTATACAGGTGTTTCTCATAAGATTGGAGAAGTACATGATGGAGCAGCTACGATGGACTGGATGGAACAAGAGCAAGAAAGAGGTATCACAATTACTTCTGCTGCAACTACTTGTGAATGGGATTTTCCAAAAGAAAATGCTCAACCTACTCCAGAAACACAAGCATACCATTTTAATATTATTGATACTCCTGGTCACGTAGATTTTACTGTAGAAGTGAATAGATCTTTACGTGTATTAGATGGATTAGTATTCTTATTTTCAGCAGTTGATGGTGTAGAGCCACAATCTGAAACTAACTGGAGATTAGCTGATAACTATAAGGTACCTAGAATTGGATTCGTTAATAAGATGGATCGTCAAGGGTCTGACTTCTTAAAGGTTTGTCAACAGGTAAAAGATATGTTAAAGTCTAACGCAGTGCCAATTGTTTTAAATATTGGTGATGAGGATGAGTTTAAAGGTATTGTAGATTTAGTAAAAAACAGAGCTATTGTATGGCATGATGATAACTTCGGAGCTACCTTTGATGTTGTTGAAATTCCAGAAAACATGAAAGATGAAGTACGTAAATATCGTGCTTTATTAATCGAAGAAGTAGCTAGTTATGATGAGAACTTATTAGAAAAATTCATGGAAGATGAAGATTCTATTACAGAAGACGAAGTGCACAATGCATTAAGAGCTGCTGTTATGGATATGGCTATCATTCCAATGGTTTGTGGTTCTTCATTTAAAAATAAAGGTGTTCAGTTTCTTTTAGATGCTGTATGTCGTTACTTACCTTCTCCAATGGATAAGGAAGGTATTGTAGGTGTAAACCCAGATACAGAAGAAAAAGAATTACGTAAGCCTAGTGTAAAGGAGCCTTTTGCTGCTTTAGCATTTAAGATTGCTACAGACCCTTTTGTTGGTCGTTTAGCATTTTTTAGAGCATACTCTGGTCGTTTAGATGCAGGTTCTTATGTTTTAAATAACCGTTCAGGTAAAAAAGAGCGTATTTCTCGTATTTATCAAATGCATGCGAATAAGCAAAATGCAATTGATTATATTGAAGCTGGTGATATTGGTGCTGCTGTAGGTTTTAAATCTATTAAAACAGGAGATACTTTAACTGCTGAAAAATTCCCTCTTGTATTAGAGTCTATGGATTTTCCAGACCCAGTAATTGGTATTGCTATTGAGCCTAAAACAAAAGCCGATGTAGATAAATTAGGTGTTGGACTTGCAAAATTAGCAGAGGAAGATCCTACATTTACAGTACGTTCAGACGAAGCCTCAGGACAGACTATTATTTCTGGAATGGGTGAGTTGCATTTAGATGTACTTGTAGACCGTTTAAAACGTGAGTTTAAAGTAGAAGTTAACCAAGGTCAACCTCAAGTTGAATATAAAGAGGCTATTACTGCAGAAGCAGAACATAGAGAGATTTATAAGAAACAATCTGGTGGACGTGGTAAATTTGCTGATATTGTATTTACTATTGGACCTGCAGATGAAGGTGTTCAAGGTTTACAATTTGAGTCTGTTATTAAAGGTGGAAACGTACCTAGAGAATTTGTTCCTTCTGTAGAGAAAGGATTCAAAGAGGCTATGAAAAACGGACCTTTAGCTGGATACGAAATGGATTCAATGAAAGTTACTTTAAAAGACGGATCATTCCACGCTGTGGATTCTGATGCTTTATCTTTTGAATTAGCTGCAAGAATGGGTTATAAAGCTTCTGCAAAATCTGCAAAAGCAAAAATAATGGAACCATTAATGAAATTAGAAGTGTTAACTCCAGAGGAGAACATGGGAGATATCGTTGGTGATTTAAATAGAAGAAGAGGTCAAGTAAACGACATGAGCGATCGTAATGGGTCTAAAGTTGTTAAAGCTTTAGTGCCGTTATCTGAAATGTTTGGTTACGTTACTACTTTAAGAACAATGTCTTCTGGTAGAGCAACTTCTACTATGGAATTTTCACATTATGCAGAAACTCCTTCAAATGTATCTGAAGATGTTATCGCTAAATCTAAAGGTTAA
- the rpsG gene encoding 30S ribosomal protein S7 translates to MRKRAAKKRVLLPDPKFNDQLVTRFVNNLMWSGKKSVAFKVFYDALELVEERKGEDEEKSALEIWKDGLSNVMPHVEVRSRRVGGATFQIPMQIRPDRKVSMAIKWMILYTRKRNEKTMAQRLAAEILAAAKEEGAAVKKRTDTHKMAEANKAFSHFRF, encoded by the coding sequence ATGAGAAAAAGAGCAGCAAAAAAAAGAGTCTTATTACCGGATCCTAAATTTAACGATCAGTTAGTAACGCGTTTTGTGAATAACTTAATGTGGAGCGGTAAGAAGTCTGTAGCGTTTAAAGTGTTTTATGACGCTTTAGAGCTAGTAGAAGAAAGAAAAGGAGAAGACGAAGAAAAGTCGGCTTTAGAAATTTGGAAAGATGGTTTATCTAATGTTATGCCTCACGTAGAAGTAAGATCTCGTCGTGTTGGTGGTGCAACATTCCAAATACCAATGCAAATTAGACCAGACCGTAAGGTTTCTATGGCTATTAAATGGATGATTTTATATACTCGTAAGAGAAATGAGAAAACCATGGCGCAGCGTTTAGCAGCAGAAATTTTAGCAGCAGCTAAAGAAGAAGGTGCAGCAGTAAAAAAACGTACTGATACTCATAAAATGGCAGAGGCTAATAAAGCTTTCTCTCACTTCAGATTTTAA
- the rplD gene encoding 50S ribosomal protein L4 — protein MEVAVLDITGKDTGRKVELSKDVFGIEPNDHAIYLDVKQYLANQRQGTHKSKERAEITGSTRKIKKQKGTGTARAGSIKSGVFRGGGRMFGPRPRSYSFKLNKNLKRLARKSALSIQATDNNLVVIEDFEFDSPKTKNFTNLLGALALDARRSLFVLNGLNTNVYLSSRNLKGTTVINAADLNTYGILNASKIIITEGSLEGINTNLTK, from the coding sequence ATGGAAGTAGCAGTTTTAGATATTACAGGAAAAGATACAGGTAGAAAGGTTGAGCTTTCTAAAGATGTATTTGGAATTGAACCTAACGATCACGCAATTTATTTAGATGTAAAGCAGTATTTGGCTAACCAACGTCAAGGAACGCATAAATCTAAAGAGAGAGCAGAAATTACTGGTTCTACAAGAAAGATAAAAAAACAAAAAGGAACTGGTACTGCAAGAGCAGGTTCTATCAAGTCTGGTGTTTTTAGAGGTGGAGGTCGTATGTTCGGTCCAAGACCAAGAAGTTATTCTTTTAAATTGAATAAGAACTTAAAGCGTTTAGCACGTAAGTCTGCTTTGAGTATTCAGGCAACGGATAATAACTTAGTAGTTATTGAAGATTTTGAATTTGACAGTCCAAAAACAAAAAACTTTACAAACTTATTAGGTGCATTAGCTTTAGATGCTAGAAGATCTTTATTTGTTTTGAACGGATTAAATACAAATGTGTATTTATCTTCTAGAAACTTAAAAGGTACTACAGTGATAAACGCTGCAGATTTAAATACTTATGGTATTTTAAATGCAAGTAAGATTATTATTACTGAAGGTTCTTTAGAAGGAATTAATACAAATTTAACCAAATAG
- the rpsS gene encoding 30S ribosomal protein S19 codes for MARSLKKGPYVHYKLEKKVLANVEAGSKTVIKTWSRASMITPDFVGQTIAVHNGRQFVPVFVTENMVGHKLGEFSPTRSFRGHAGAKNKGKK; via the coding sequence ATGGCAAGATCATTAAAGAAAGGACCTTACGTTCACTATAAATTAGAGAAAAAAGTGTTAGCTAATGTAGAGGCTGGTAGCAAAACTGTAATTAAAACTTGGTCTAGAGCAAGTATGATTACTCCAGATTTTGTAGGACAAACTATTGCTGTTCATAATGGACGTCAGTTTGTACCAGTTTTTGTTACAGAAAACATGGTAGGGCATAAATTAGGCGAATTTTCACCAACTCGTTCTTTTAGAGGACACGCTGGTGCAAAAAATAAAGGAAAAAAATAG
- the rpmC gene encoding 50S ribosomal protein L29: MKQSEVKELSIADLNEKLGALQKNYTDLKMAHAITPLENPLQLRSLRRTVARIATELTKRELQ, from the coding sequence ATGAAACAATCTGAAGTAAAAGAATTATCTATAGCTGATCTTAATGAAAAGCTTGGAGCGTTGCAAAAGAATTATACTGATCTTAAAATGGCTCACGCAATCACTCCATTGGAGAACCCATTGCAGTTGAGAAGTTTAAGAAGAACTGTAGCAAGAATTGCAACAGAATTAACAAAAAGAGAATTACAATAA
- the rpsL gene encoding 30S ribosomal protein S12, which yields MPTIQQLVRKGRTKITKKSKSAALSSCPQRRGVCTRVYTTTPKKPNSAMRKVARVRLTNGNEINAYIPGEGHNLQEHSIVLVRGGRVKDLPGVKYHVVRGALDTAGVEGRTQRRSKYGAKRPKK from the coding sequence ATGCCAACTATTCAACAATTAGTTCGTAAAGGAAGAACCAAAATAACTAAGAAGAGTAAATCGGCTGCTTTGTCGTCTTGTCCTCAAAGACGTGGAGTGTGTACTCGTGTTTATACTACAACACCAAAGAAACCTAATTCAGCAATGCGTAAAGTTGCCAGAGTTAGATTGACAAATGGTAATGAGATAAACGCATACATCCCAGGTGAAGGACATAACTTACAAGAGCACTCGATAGTATTAGTTAGAGGTGGAAGGGTAAAAGATTTACCAGGTGTTAAATATCACGTAGTACGTGGTGCATTAGATACAGCGGGAGTTGAGGGTAGAACCCAGAGACGTTCGAAGTATGGTGCAAAACGCCCAAAGAAGTAG
- the rplP gene encoding 50S ribosomal protein L16 encodes MLQPKRVKYRKVQKSKGNMTGISGRGNQLSNGMFGIKSLDQNLLTSRQIEAARIAATRHMKREGQLWIKVFPDKPITKKPLEVRMGKGKGAPDHFVAVIKPGRILFEIGGVSIEVAKEALRLAAQKLPVKTKFVVARDFDINA; translated from the coding sequence ATGTTACAGCCAAAAAGAGTAAAATACCGTAAGGTACAGAAGTCGAAAGGAAATATGACTGGTATTTCTGGTAGAGGAAATCAACTTTCTAATGGGATGTTTGGTATCAAATCACTAGACCAGAATTTATTAACTTCTCGTCAAATAGAAGCAGCTCGTATCGCGGCAACTCGTCATATGAAAAGAGAAGGTCAGTTATGGATTAAAGTATTTCCAGACAAGCCTATCACTAAGAAACCTTTAGAGGTACGTATGGGTAAGGGAAAAGGAGCACCAGATCATTTTGTTGCAGTTATTAAACCAGGTAGAATTTTGTTTGAAATCGGTGGAGTATCGATTGAAGTAGCAAAAGAAGCTTTACGTTTAGCAGCTCAGAAACTTCCAGTAAAAACGAAGTTTGTAGTAGCAAGAGATTTTGATATTAACGCATAA
- the rplC gene encoding 50S ribosomal protein L3, whose translation MSGLIGRKIGMTSLFDENGKNIPCTVIEAGPCVVTQVRTEEVDGYSALQLGFDDKKAKSSNKALDGHFKKAGTTAKKKVVEFQGFEEQFKLGDSITVSHFEEGEFVDVSGVSKGKGFQGVVKRHGFGGVGQATHGQHNRLRAPGSIGAASYPARVFKGMRMGGRMGGDKVKVQNLRVLKVVAEKNLLVVKGAIPGHKNAFVTIQK comes from the coding sequence ATGTCTGGGTTAATAGGAAGAAAGATTGGGATGACCAGCTTATTCGATGAGAACGGGAAGAATATTCCTTGTACTGTAATCGAAGCAGGTCCTTGCGTTGTCACTCAGGTCAGAACCGAAGAGGTTGACGGCTATAGTGCGTTACAGCTTGGTTTCGATGACAAAAAAGCAAAAAGTTCTAACAAAGCGTTAGATGGCCACTTTAAAAAAGCTGGTACCACTGCAAAGAAAAAAGTTGTTGAATTTCAAGGATTTGAAGAGCAATTTAAGTTAGGAGACTCTATTACAGTTAGTCATTTTGAAGAAGGCGAATTCGTTGATGTATCAGGTGTATCTAAAGGTAAAGGTTTTCAAGGTGTTGTAAAACGTCATGGTTTCGGTGGTGTAGGTCAAGCTACTCATGGTCAGCATAACCGTTTAAGAGCTCCGGGTTCTATTGGTGCTGCGTCATATCCTGCAAGAGTATTCAAAGGAATGCGAATGGGAGGCCGTATGGGTGGAGATAAAGTGAAAGTACAAAACTTAAGAGTATTAAAAGTAGTTGCTGAAAAGAACTTACTTGTTGTTAAAGGAGCTATTCCTGGACACAAAAATGCTTTTGTAACTATTCAGAAATAA
- the rplV gene encoding 50S ribosomal protein L22 — translation MGVRKKNMADQLKADRKQRAFAKLTNCPTSPRKMRLVADQIRGVEVEKALQILKFSPKEASINLEKLLLSAIANWQAKNEEASIEDAKLFVKTICVDSAGMLKRLRPAPQGRAHRIRKRSNHVTLELGSKNLSN, via the coding sequence ATGGGAGTTCGTAAAAAAAACATGGCAGATCAGTTAAAAGCAGATAGAAAGCAACGTGCTTTCGCGAAGCTTACTAACTGTCCTACATCACCGAGAAAAATGCGTTTAGTCGCAGATCAGATAAGAGGCGTTGAAGTTGAAAAAGCTTTACAAATCTTAAAATTTAGCCCGAAAGAAGCTTCAATTAATTTAGAGAAATTGTTATTGTCTGCAATTGCAAACTGGCAAGCTAAAAATGAAGAAGCATCTATAGAAGACGCTAAGTTATTTGTAAAAACAATTTGTGTTGATAGCGCAGGGATGTTAAAGAGATTAAGACCAGCTCCACAAGGTCGTGCACATAGAATTCGTAAGCGTTCTAATCACGTTACTTTAGAGTTAGGTAGTAAAAATTTAAGCAATTAA
- the rpsC gene encoding 30S ribosomal protein S3, producing MGQKTNPIGNRLGIIRGWESNWYGGNDYGDKLAEDFKIRQYVNARLFKASVSRVIIERTLKLVTVTITTARPGIIIGKGGQEVDKLKEELKKITGKEVQINIFEIKRPELDAKLVAVSVARQIENRISYKRATKMAIQATMRMNAEGIKIQISGRLNGAEMARSEHYKEGRIPLSTFRADIDYALVEAHTQYGRLGVKVWIMKGEVYGKRELSPLVGLSKKQGGNKGGGDRSKRQQPRRRK from the coding sequence ATGGGACAAAAAACTAATCCAATAGGAAATCGTTTAGGAATCATCAGAGGTTGGGAATCTAACTGGTACGGTGGTAATGACTACGGAGATAAATTAGCTGAAGATTTTAAAATAAGACAGTATGTAAATGCTAGATTATTTAAAGCAAGTGTTTCTAGAGTAATTATAGAGCGTACTTTAAAACTTGTAACCGTTACTATCACTACGGCACGTCCAGGTATCATTATTGGTAAAGGAGGTCAAGAGGTAGACAAGTTAAAAGAAGAGCTTAAAAAAATTACAGGAAAAGAAGTTCAAATTAATATTTTTGAAATTAAACGTCCAGAATTAGATGCAAAATTAGTTGCAGTTAGTGTTGCTCGTCAAATTGAAAATAGAATTTCATACAAGAGAGCTACTAAAATGGCTATTCAAGCTACTATGCGTATGAACGCTGAAGGAATTAAAATTCAAATTTCAGGTCGTTTAAATGGAGCTGAAATGGCACGTTCTGAACATTATAAAGAAGGAAGAATTCCACTTTCTACTTTTAGAGCTGATATTGACTATGCACTTGTGGAAGCTCATACTCAATACGGAAGACTAGGTGTTAAAGTATGGATTATGAAGGGTGAGGTTTATGGAAAAAGAGAATTATCTCCATTAGTTGGCTTGTCTAAAAAACAAGGTGGTAATAAAGGTGGTGGTGATAGATCTAAACGTCAGCAACCTCGTAGAAGAAAATAA
- a CDS encoding POTRA domain-containing protein, with protein MIIALLSYTETFAQAFSLKLTSLNKTEVKILNKINYQIKNKDTILLNLEINRISEYLKNLGYFTNSIDSIKNKDKEYVAFFNLGNKIDNTIIRTSKETENYLEKFNTTENTFTIPIEKLQTTLLGISTNLDSEGKSFSKVKLKNITIKNKTLFADLTITPSKKRTINKVIIKGYDNFPKSYLKNYFNIKSTDVFNQEKILEISDASKNLDFIKEIKTPEVLFTKDSTLLYMYLKKHQNSSFDGIIGFASKEDGELLFNGNLEIQLNNILNTGEKFGLLWNSIGEEKQELKLNTEIPYIFNSRFSPELTFSIYKQDSTFLNSKFDSRIGYHINSKIKLALTYNSEKSENLKENLSNNIETYSNYFLGIQLKYSLPKNDFFLSNKFNLDINPSFGNRETTNETTNQFKLEASISYLWDLNLRSSIFIRNKTGHLNSDSYINNELFRIGGANSIRGFNEQSIFTHSYTFVNLEYRYLTSEKSYLYTITDLGRINLNSKKENLIGLGFGYLFNTNNSQINMSLSTGKINQQGTDLKSVKLTINWKNYF; from the coding sequence ATGATAATTGCACTGCTTTCTTATACAGAAACCTTTGCACAAGCATTTTCTTTAAAACTCACCTCCTTAAATAAAACAGAAGTAAAGATTTTAAATAAAATTAATTATCAAATAAAAAACAAAGACACTATTCTTCTAAACTTGGAAATTAATAGAATTTCTGAATACTTAAAAAATTTAGGTTATTTTACAAATTCTATAGATAGCATTAAAAACAAAGACAAAGAATACGTTGCTTTTTTTAACCTAGGAAATAAAATAGACAATACAATTATTAGAACAAGTAAGGAAACTGAAAATTATTTAGAAAAATTTAACACAACGGAAAACACATTCACTATTCCAATTGAAAAACTACAAACTACACTCTTAGGAATATCTACAAATCTAGATTCAGAAGGAAAGTCTTTTTCTAAAGTAAAATTAAAAAATATTACAATTAAAAACAAAACTCTTTTTGCTGACCTAACAATTACCCCCTCTAAAAAAAGAACAATAAATAAAGTAATTATTAAAGGATATGACAATTTTCCTAAATCATACCTAAAAAATTACTTCAACATAAAATCTACAGACGTATTTAATCAAGAAAAAATTTTAGAAATATCTGACGCTTCTAAAAATTTAGATTTTATCAAAGAGATTAAAACTCCAGAAGTTTTATTCACAAAAGACTCTACATTATTATATATGTATTTAAAAAAACATCAAAATAGCAGTTTTGATGGAATTATAGGTTTTGCCTCAAAAGAAGACGGAGAACTATTGTTTAACGGAAATTTAGAAATACAACTAAACAACATTCTAAATACAGGTGAAAAATTTGGCTTACTCTGGAACAGTATAGGTGAAGAAAAACAAGAATTAAAATTAAACACAGAAATACCATACATCTTTAACTCAAGATTTAGCCCAGAATTAACTTTTTCGATCTACAAACAAGATTCTACTTTTCTAAACTCAAAGTTTGATTCTAGAATTGGATACCACATTAATTCTAAAATTAAACTAGCCCTCACGTATAATTCAGAAAAATCTGAAAATCTAAAAGAAAATTTATCAAACAATATTGAAACCTACAGTAATTATTTCTTAGGAATTCAATTAAAATACAGTCTCCCTAAAAATGATTTTTTCTTAAGTAATAAATTCAACCTAGACATAAACCCTAGTTTCGGTAACAGAGAAACAACTAACGAAACAACAAACCAATTTAAACTAGAAGCATCAATTTCATATTTATGGGATTTAAATTTACGAAGCAGCATTTTTATCAGAAATAAAACAGGACACTTAAACTCTGACTCCTATATTAATAATGAACTCTTTAGAATCGGAGGAGCGAACTCGATAAGAGGATTTAACGAACAAAGCATATTTACCCACAGCTACACATTTGTAAATCTAGAGTACAGATACCTGACCTCAGAAAAATCTTATCTATATACTATAACTGATTTAGGACGCATAAACTTAAACTCTAAAAAGGAAAACCTAATCGGATTAGGCTTCGGTTATTTATTTAACACCAACAACTCACAAATAAACATGAGCCTTTCAACAGGAAAAATAAATCAACAAGGAACCGACCTTAAGAGCGTGAAACTTACGATAAACTGGAAAAACTACTTTTAA